gaagaacccttcaggagagaaacagaggaggatccctctccaggatggacagaacaatagatgtcatgtgactatatgaacaatagatgtcatgtgactatgaacaatagatgccatgtgactatatgaacaatagatgtcatgtgactatatgaacaatagatgtcatgtgactatatgaacaatagatgtcatgtgactatatgaacaatagatgtcatgtgactatatggacaatagatgtcatgtgactatatgaacaatagatgtcatgtgactatatgaacaatagatgccatgtgactatatgaacaatagatgtcatgtgactatgaacaatagatgtcatgtgactatatgaacaatagatgtcagaaggacagattagataaaccatcaggcagatggaggtagagaggaggagtgggtggagtcgcaacagtgggcggagtctcaacagtgggcggagtctcaacagggcagtggcgtagtcgaaaagatgtgtttttagttcccggcggaagctgtagagacgtCCTGCCGTCCTGATGTCAGAGAGGAGCTTTATATTTtccacctctcctctcatgtTCCCACCTTCTGGATCTCCTGTCTTTTCCCAGCGTGTCGCCGCGTCCACGTCTTCCCCGTGTCCAACACGTctgaccctctcctcctctctgtccttttAGATTCCCTGGCGTTGCAGGAGTGTGGCGACCGGGCCCATTGGTGCGTGGTGGCGTACTGGGAGGAGAAGACCCGCGTGGGGCGCCTCTACTCGCTCCAGGAGCCCTCTCTGGACATCTTCTACGATCTACCTCAGGGGAACGGCTTCTGCCTGGGCCAGCTGTGCTCCGACAACAAGTCCCAGCTGGTGCAGATGGTGCGGGCCAAGATCGGCCACGGCGTCCAGCTGACGCGCGAGCCGGACGGGGTGTGGGTCTACAACCGCAGCCGCTACCCCATCTTCATCAAGTCGGCCACACTGGACAACCCGGACTCGCGCACGCTGCTGGTGCACAAGGTGTTCCCCGGTTTCTCCATCAAAGCTTTTGACTGCGACAAAGCCGGCAGCCTGCGGAGGCCCAACGACCACGAGTTCACGCAGCAGCCCCGCACGGGCTTCACGGTGCAGATAAGCTTCGTGAAAGGCTGGGGGCAGTGCTACACCAGACAGTTCATCAGCAGCTGCCCCTGCTGGCTGGAAGTCATCTTCAACACCCGATAGCGGCAGCTTTCCTCTTCTTCGCCCTCACAAACAGACTACGCCCACGTTTCCGTTTTTTGTTTCAGTGAGGTCCAaacggagaggaaaaaaagttttaaaagaagaagaagaagaaagtataCAATTCTGATGGACTTTGTTTCATAAATGACTacgatttaattaaataaaataagaagcgaaaatgtattttatgttatatataaatatattattaattgtaAATATGAAGACGTTTTATATGCATCATTATTTATGTATTGTGCAATGTGttgatgagaaaaagaaaataagatgCACTTTGCTTAATATAAAtgcaaaacaaagaaatgccaaaataaataaaaaaatacaaataacattTCTTGTCCGGTCGCGGTTTCTCTCGAGGTGGTTTCATTCAGCTTTTCAatattttctcttgtttttatgcattatatattatcaaaacattattttttttctctaaaaCCTTTTGTGTTTTGATGAGGAATATTCTTAACCAAATTGTTACCAAATTCAACACCGGCTTCACTTTACTGAAGGACTTTGATGTCATGTTGTGGTTCGTAAAAGCATTTCCCTCTGAGACTAAATGTCAGACTGTCAGTCTCATAACTCCTTATAGTCCTTATAGCCTCATTACGCCTTTTACAATCGTCTGTTTCCTCAGACCGAtgcccctcttcccctctgtcATTAACcgactgatgacatcacagccagGAAGCAGTAATGCGACATTTCAGGAACCAATAAAGTCAGCACAGAGTCAAGCTTCCTGGAGGAGCCCTCTTGATTCTCATGGCTTATAGAAATAAGAGTAATGTAAGAAATCAAACAATCGCACAAAGAATTTGGCGCCTTAGGAAATGAGCACACTGGAAGATTACGACCTCATTGAGACGTTGATATCAGATGAACGGCCTGAATATGAGATTAGAGGGGATGGCCTATTTATGACCTATTGCATTTGTGAAGCAATACAAAACCGAGTAGATTTCCTGCTAacaactgttgtgtgtgtgtgtgtgtgtgtgtctgggctgCGTCCTGTTGCTCGTCATCCTGTTGCTTATCAGATGGGTGTCTGTGAAGAGGATTACTACAGTAAGCCTGCTTTacccacacacaccgtctcaaaGACTTACATTTACAAGACCCGCTTTCCAAGTAATCCAACCCCATCCTCCTCTGATCGACGGCGCGTTCAAAAACCTTGAATTTTATTTAGAATATGAGAGAGTAAACAACATATTCAGTGCCAGTGACTCAGTGGTGGAGGCAGGACTGGAAGCATACATGTGTACTTCCTCCTTGCTGCTTTAACCCTTCTTATGAAAGAGTTGAATAgcaatttaaatgaaaaacattGTTCTAAAATAGATATTCCTCAGCACGATGCATATTGTTTAGTGCTTTTATATAACAATCATGACTGAAAAAAGGACAATACCTTGTAATATGTGTGTGGTTTATCAGCTGACACATTACGATACTAACGTTGAGTCATAAACGTATAAAGTCTCCCTGAGTAAACGCTTGTCCAAGGATATTAATATTCTTTATCTTCTGTTTTATTGATGACTGTGCCCAGTGCATACATTATGCAtcactgtatttattataaaacCCAGAAAGAAACTTTAACGACGGAAGAAGATCAATTATTCAGAAAACATGAGAATATATGCCACCAAGGGGGTAGAGCTGCCCACCAGGACCCGTTCCTTGACATGTACTTTATACTCAAGGCTGCCTGGATGTAATAATAATCCCTCACCCTGCTAATACAACTAAAGCAGCTCGAAgctttgtgtgggtgtgtgtgtgtgtgcgtgtgactgtgtgcgcgcgtgtttgagtgtgtgtgtgtgtgtgtgtctgagagagagagagaggaatgacgTAATACTCACGACTTCCCTCAGACAGGATGACCCGGATTCGGTCCAACAATAATTACATTATAACTATTACAGATTGGACCAGCGTCTATCGCCAGCAGCACTGACGTTGTGTATTACACACAATTGTGTCTTAAACATGAAAGATGTTCTTATGAGTTCCAAGAAAAATACTTTGAGTGtttatctaaaaaataaataactatctaaaaaataaataaataacggtTTAGCTTtgaaatacagttttaactgtAATATACACAACGTATTATATAAATGAACATTTAATAGaacaattttatttaaaaagattaataaataaatataataattctttaattttgttttattattctggCTAAAAACCTTCCAATGTACCCCTAAAATAAAGtagcattttttcttcat
The window above is part of the Pseudoliparis swirei isolate HS2019 ecotype Mariana Trench chromosome 15, NWPU_hadal_v1, whole genome shotgun sequence genome. Proteins encoded here:
- the smad7 gene encoding mothers against decapentaplegic homolog 7 isoform X2, whose translation is MFRTKRSGLVRRLWRSRAPVEGDGETDRGTHGSGGCCMGKTTKVAKSIAGSEAELKALTHSTLKKIKEKQLEVLLQAVESKGGVRSPCLLLPSKADAKVGQQSYSLPMLLYKVFRWPDLRHSSELKRLSCCESFGKINPELVCCNPHHMSRLCELESPPPPYSRYPMDYLKPPDSLALQECGDRAHWCVVAYWEEKTRVGRLYSLQEPSLDIFYDLPQGNGFCLGQLCSDNKSQLVQMVRAKIGHGVQLTREPDGVWVYNRSRYPIFIKSATLDNPDSRTLLVHKVFPGFSIKAFDCDKAGSLRRPNDHEFTQQPRTGFTVQISFVKGWGQCYTRQFISSCPCWLEVIFNTR